Within Mytilus edulis chromosome 10, xbMytEdul2.2, whole genome shotgun sequence, the genomic segment ACATATGTATAAcagtattttgtttaattaattcCATTCGTGTTATAACCGTTGTATGTGTATGTGCTACATATTAAAACAGTGCATGTTCCGTTAATTTGTGACAGGGTGTTTCCAAATTATCACTGATACATGCAACTTAATCACAATCCATTCATATTATCAAATACGTTTGTCTTATGGTTCTactagagttatctttctttcttTGAACTATAATCCATCTTCATTCGTTTACTTGGGTATCATGAAATCAATGGTTTTGTAAAAAAACCTTCAAAAGCAGAATAGTGTAGAACACATTTATTGTATATCAAACTATGCAGTATCATAGGTTAGTATAACCCCTAAGACTTACGTACTTTCCAATCTGACTTGGTTTTCGTTTAAGAATTAtgacattaaaattaattttccataaaaactgaaaaataaactgCATCATATTGTCTCTTTGTATCTTTTGTTGATCTTCTGGTAGTGATTGAAAAGACGAGGGTGAGCTCTCATTTAGCTATTCTTAAACCCcgttacatatttattttgcatgttCCATGTCAGAAATCTGACCATTAGTTCGCTCTATATCACATAAGAGAGAGGCGAAAAGTACCATAGATATAATGAACGAACTTTTAATGCAATactgagaagaaaaaaaaaacgaacaacaatatacaaaacataataaagaaaactaaaaactgagctaCATACTCCCAATGAAAATATAAGATGCTACGGAAGGATAAGGTGACACTCGTCCTGTTCTCATGTATCAtaatgtcttttatttatatttagtttttctaGATTTGAGAATTCGGTGATGATGGACGTGTTTAATGACATTGACTGGCTGTTCAGCCCTGTCAATTTTCCTGACTCTCTTATTTAGGCTCATTCCGATGAAGAAAGATCTTGATATATTGATCAGGCACAAGTCTATAACTGGAGAATGTACTGTACATTGACCTAGTGGTGCCTTATGAATATCTATGTCGTTAGTATCCTGTCTCATTAGCATATATCCAACAAACCATTCTTTTATAATAGGAACCAATCGAGAACTGATAAGACCATACTTTTGTGCCTTTGAGTAcgaacataatttaaaacaaaatgcattatATATTCTACTAAACAACATCTTTCAGATAATCAAAAGTCTATATTCGTTTTGATATCACTATTCCTACTATTGTATTTTATCTTAGATATATGCAGTACGTTTTAAACTTGGTATTTTAATGCAAAACAGCAAATAGCATAATAAGCTTTGTGTTTATATCTTGACATTAATATTTtgacattatcaaaatattttgctacaaattttatgtattttatgaaGAAGTTAATGCTGGTGGTGTTGCCACATGTTTATATATGCGTCCAGTAGTGCAGTTGGGAGTCATAGACTCTTTCACTGACTGCTGCTGGATAGCTTATATCAATAGGTACAAAGAAAGCCGAGGGCGTAAGTCTTTCCGGCCAGTAAATAGCATCTACACTAACAAAACTTCTAAAGTGCCTCTACGCGACAATGCATGGTAACCATGATCAGGTGTAGAGGATCACGGAGTAGCAAGGACCGTAGAGATGAAGTCCACCGACATCTGGATTCACTAGCACTTACTAAATGAGTAAAACATTCTCTGGTTCTCCAGGTTGGGGATTGAGCGATCGGCCAACAACCTatcattataaaaaaaccaaaagtTACAGAAACGCTAAATGGATATTCGCGCCCTATGCGACACATGGCGCTAATGGAAATTGTAAGTTGTAAGTAATGTGCATCAACTATCTTTGTTTGTTCGATGTTGACTCATATCTTATTtgaccaaaacaaaataaaacaatgtgtGTAAATGAACATTTTCTGTCAATTTCGATATGTTTCAGGCATCAAAGGAACTCGTAATTTTCTTTCAGTTGGGGATTTGGAAGGACACAttgtaatttcttttatttttgcaaGGCTTGTTGAAGAGTGAAAATGATTTCAAGACCCATTTCCAATGGCATGAACATTTCAGCCCCAATCCAGATATTGTTTCTCAACGCTTCAATTCTTTACAACAAATTAAACATGgcattaaatttttatttatagtgaaatattattattgttcaataaaatattacaTCAGTATTGGATATTCTAGAGCATCAAGTGGAAAGTTAATTGTTTGTGACTTCAAGGAACTTTATTGGATATACCTGTTACGGTCTCAATGACATTAACCACACCTTCATCACCTTTTTTTTTCATACTCGCCTGTGTTAACTAGTAACGTATTTTACTACTGAAAGGTCATTTAAAACTGGACACCTCCTTAATGTCTGGGTAATACTAAGCCAACCGTGATATACATAGATCCTTGGAAGAACATATTGATACTTAGGACTCGAGTCTTAGCAATTAAGCCTTGCGAAAAAGAAAATGATGTCTTATGCCATACAAAATAATTTGCAAGGTCCCCCAAATTTACTCCCTATCCAGGACAATAATGACATGCCTTTAATAACATCATCAATGCCGTTTAGAATTCATCTTTGATAGCCAAGGGTTACAATCCACGCCCGTTctcgggagtggatcgtaacccttggctagcgaaaaTGTGTTGCATTTAAAGTATCCAGATTAAAGTAAACCAATTTATCTTGAACAACTTGAATAGTTCTGTAATATGCAAATTCATCATTACTTCAACCTTCGACGAGTTCAGATGAATGTTGGTTGATGTAATTTGTCATTAGTGCTGGTGTTTATTAAATGTATGTAGAACATTcattagaattaaaaaccaattcttcagagaacaacctcgataattagaatgaaattaaaaaaaaagatgttagaaagggtcactccttgttgatgtaatttggtaCCTCAACTGATAtagaaaaataagattaataggtatatgcagaagacttaattgttttattatgaacaaaaacaaatttaaagcaaaggtcagaATGTAGAATGTCaagttgacctttgaccttgacctcaattcaaggtcataggtcagagatctcaaatcaaaagactccaggtcaatcacttgtatgattGTAGAGAAATAtcgatttcaaatacaaaaggggagaaaactcctaaaAGGGTTGACcaaaaaacttcgacttaaataggttgaagttgaCCCTtgttgtaaacagtaatttggcaaaaaACATCGTATCATTAACTGTTACAGTTTGTTTTGAATATAGATTACgagcaaattcaaaatttagaatatgaccttgaccttcaacCTTGACATCAaattcaaggtcataggtcagtaaACTCAAATAGGAAGGCCCCAGGTCAATTATTTGTATGGTTGcggaaaaataataatttcaaatacaaaaggggagaacACTCCTaaaagggttaaccaaaacacttcgacttagataggttgaagttgcgccttattgtaaacagtaatttggcaaacacatcatatcggtaactgtaacagtttcttttgaataaagataacaagcaaaattaaaaaaaaaaataacatgaccttgacctcaatttcaaggtcatgggTCAGTGAATCCAAATGAGAAGGTtcgaggtcaatcacttgtatggttgtggagaaataatgatttcaattacataaggggagaaaactcatataagggttaaccaaaaaaCTTCGACTGAATAAATTGAATTTgagccttattgtaaacagtgattttgcaaacatatcatatcattaattgttacagtttcttttgaataacgataacaaccaaaattcaaaatttattatatgaccttgacttttgaccttgacataaatttacttcaaatggaccaagggtttcatatcaaaagactgtaggcctctacgacttataccGTATGAATTAACCTAACATAtcgtttattttaaattttcaaagggaaaacactcccataagatgtcttctgATTACCtcagtcaaaataaaacaaattattcttaagagtagacgaacaattttgtgaaaacagtttgtaaaaatcttttacggttttagagatatagcgataacaagaaaaaggggacgtggggagataactcctataagaataagtgttcagtcacacagggtgagttttgaaacctcCATTACTgaacaacatcattggccaaacatccattcgatatgttgtaaaacaaaaaagcatctcagacggcagaagaaaaaaaaataatcagaagaaaaacaaaaggtctttccacgaaagtGGAAATACCTAATAATTCAACaattaaacaatcaaaaataaagatttattgtGTGTAAACAATGACAAAACAGAGTAGTCAAGAAAGACTATCAACTGATAATTAATACAGTGAGATAAATATCACAGATATCACAGTTCTTATTCGTATTTTCCCCCTCCCCTTTCCAATGATAGCATGGTAGAGCGTTTTTCGCATAACCACACCACTCTTTTCATGTATAAATCCTACGATTCCCATACCAAACAAGTGGACGAGTAAGATGTATGCAACCTGTTTGATTGACAGTCAATAAATCATGATAAACACATGAAAAGCGTATAATTCCAGAAAATGAAATGAGTTTTGAAATCCAGCCGAATCTGTCAAGATTGGAAATTATTTTAGATCCCGAAGTCTTCCATTATGTATAACATCGAATAATCATGACCCTTCCTCTATTAATGCTTCATATGACTTTGCCATGATCACGAAAAATGAAGCAAAATTTAcagaacatgtatatatttcgCAATACATTAAGCATCATTGTTTCAATCACGGGTTCATAAAATGTCGGACATGTATCACATTAAACAAAATACTGATAGTAAAGGATGTAAAATGATGTCTATTGCAACGTTTGTTAATCGCTCACATTAGCTAAAGGCATTACGGGCATTTGGAACTGTGAATGACGAACACCAATAGGATACCGGGGACTACTTGTCATATTAACCATACTTGGACTATAGGCACCTGGACCCGGTACAGAGTTGTCGTACTTTTCCGGTTTTCCTCGTCCCGATATAGAATATGACGGTGGATTTTTCTTGTTTCCGTTTTGGTTATTTGGAAAATAAGATGCTGGACCGGGTGATTTAGCTAGATCTGCATTGAAATTCATATAAGAGCTTTTTCCTTGTATAGATGATGCATATCCACCCCTTTGTCCCGGTACGTTAGGTCCTATCGTTGATGGAAGGCTGTAAGCATTAGGTGACGGCGTGTAATCAATTCTTCGTTGTGTTGTTCTTGGACTTAATGAATACGCAGGCGCATTAATTTCCCTCAATGGTTTCCTGTCTGTACTGTATGCTCCTGGTCCTGGACTCACCCATCGTGCTGAAATTACCATTTATACTGATTAGTAAATGTTAGTAAATTATATTCAGTGCAGATGTACAACTAAATTGCATGATTAGGTGTTTTATTATCttgatttatatatttcattacagAAGTTAATATAATTCTAAAGATTAATATTGTAAGCAAAACATTCCTGTAGTTTTTGTTTCTTTAACCGTATAGCCTATGTTATAAATGATacctttatttacatatatagatAAAGTACATTATCTAATACAATACCACATAAACCTAAATCAACCCGACTTTAATGAAAATCAATGAAGACCAATCACAAGCTCACTTGAATTCAACGGTGCCAGAAAGGTTTATCATAGTATGTGTAAGTACATATTCATTAGAAATGGAAAATAACACTTTGAAAATTTGATGCACCGAAGCGCTTattatattgattttgtatttacattgtgccaTAGATCAAATGTATTTGTTGAGTGTATGTTCACTTatgtttatatgtcttttgattgagtttagccatttcaattgatatttcatattgtgtctttctatgttgtgatattacACTCTTGTAAGGGTGAAGATTGGTACTtaataaaacgtttaaacctgcttCATTTGTTTGCACCGGTCCAAAGTCCTGAACCTTattttcagtagttgtcgtttgttgatgtggttcataagggtttctcgtttttttaaataaagtaaaccgttggttttcccgtttgaatagtgcACTCGTCattttttggggccctctatagctTACTGTTATGGGTGACTCAAGGTcgcgtgttgaagaccgtactttgacctacagtggtttttcttttataaattgtgacttggatggagagttgtctcattggcactcaaaccgcATCTTATTATATCTATACAGGCATGAGGAACGCTTCAAGCATATCAAACATATCAAACTCAAGTATTGGTTTATAAACTGCgatgtatatataaattgtaaGTATGGATAATACAAGAAATTTAGTGAGTTAAAAGGGATTTAagtgtatgcatgtgcctgtccctatGTGTGAACTTCAACAAAAGTTGTAATGTTATTTGGCAAACTTGATCTTGATGTCACATCCTTGATATAACTTTTCATCAATATGTAATGTATTGTTGAGAACCGTATTCTTAGCTATAGATGTCCAAATCCTCTGTGCTTTACTCACAAGaagatttatataaatattttttatttgattttttaattagttaAACGCCTATATATACTCACTTGGTTCCTTGATACGACCACCAAAACTGTAACTTGGACCTCCTCCCCGCCCCTTGGAGGTAAATGAACTATCAACGTTATAAGCTGGACCTGGACTAAAACTTTTATCCACTGTAATACAGATTAAATATGAATacagaaaatgtatatatatattatatatgtatgtataaaagaaaaacactatAAAGAATAAGCTACATTAATTATAACCTGGACTAACATGCACCTACCagtacaaatatatattaattctGATGTCGTTGTTTGTTGAATATTTCGAATTGACCTTAATAAATGGCCTTTTCACAATGTCCAATCATAAAGGGAACTGACTATATCTTTATAAGTCTTTCTGAGTATGTACGTGCATTAAAAATGGTTGTTTATAACCATTGATTAAGCGATTTTTCCTTATATCCTTTCGTTTTCTATATTTTTCccgttttaaatgtgttttttccaGGTGGTAGTGTATGGTCTTAGTAATAGTGCTTTTGTTTCGATACATTTAAAGATTACTTTATagtcagttttttttctgattgttgAAGAACGTATAGTGCCCTATAGTTGTTTACAACTCTTTTATCTGGCTATAAGCGAAGGACGCGAAACTAAAATAAAGGTTTTGTTGCAATTAAAAAACTGACATTAGTATCTTCTGTTCATTTAACTTATTCTACCGCTTTTGTCCAGGTTCATTGGCATTTGACGAGAAATCTTTTACAACGAGTAATTAAAGTGGAATCATCCAAGAACATATCAATAAAGGACCTAACTATACTATTGTCTTGCTGCGAGCTAAAATATACAGGGAAAACACATTGTACATGATGAGCTAATATTACGAAAAATGGGATTGATCTGGATGTTTGCTGCTACTTAATAAAAGccacatgacagacagcaaaagTTCACATATGAATTTCTGTAAATGTAGATGAACAATATATATTAACGTATAGGCATTGACCAACGACTCCCTTTCTTTGATTCAAAATCAACCTTGACAACTTAGCGTGCATGTTATTCGTACATGTAGATTACCATATTTGTTGTAAGGATCAAAACCTATGTATTGGTTTTCAGACTCCGATTACTTTCATGTTCTTCGAAGCAATACTTTACGAAAACAATTCTTTATTTTGATTCTTTGCACCCTAAGTTGTCAAGATTGAGCGAGAAAATACTTGTTAAAGTATATGCTatgtttataaagtttaaaagttATGAACAAACAGAGCTTTCAcctgtgaaaataaactgaatttGGTGGAAATTAGGTAAACAAAGAAACAAAGTTTTATATAACATTGAACTTAAAAGGGAAATTAAGCTGAATAGATATAGTTTATGTCAAACAAAACTAGAAATTCAAAAACTTTCAGAGAAATTGtaataatatacaaacaaaaacaataaacgaaaacgAAAATAAAAGTCATTCAGTAATATAATAATAGCTAGCTTAATTCTACTACTGGCACTCTGGTTACTTTACCCATGCGTTTGAATTCATTGGCTGAAATAAAGGTTATAATGAAGCAAAGTCAGAAAGAGGCTTTGTGTATTATCATTATTAATGATGAAAGCCATACAAGATACCAAAGAATGAAAAATATAGATCCTCCAAAGAATTTACAGAACTGAAGCTGAGCCGAAAGCACtatatattaacattttttttttatattaatagtaGATTCAGGATTTATCATACGAAATTAATTTAATGATATAATTAAAAAGAAGGAATTTCTCAgcttaaaatcattaaaattagtTGAGTTCCTTATTGATAGTAGTATTGAAATATCCCCAAAGTAAAGTGAGCTTTATTTACAAAAGTATACAAACCATAGGctaaaatattgaacaaaatatgtttagtAACCCTGACATTCTGTGTCTGCTTTTGAGTGTCTTTTCATCTGAGGTGCATTTTCTTTAGATTAAtttcactttatatatatatatgattaaaaggAATCATTCCAGGGAATATGTGTCACCtgaatgagacagcaatccacataacacattaaaatcatgaaaaagcacaaacatataaatattttagaatacattaaacatgtttattaatCCGGACTATTGACACCTACAATGCTCATTCATAAGTGTTTAGATACAAACAATAAGATCGAAAGAAGCAAATGAATACATGTAATAGAACTTAAATATGGTGATATACTTCGTAACTTAGACAGGTGATTttgcatttatatatattgatataatacAAGCGGGTACATAAAAGGTTTGTCAGAATACTTACAAAAATATCTCGATCCAAACGTAAATGAGGGTGCTCCTTTTTTCGTTACATCAACTTCTTTTGTACCTACTGTATTTGGTAGTAAATATTTTGCTGGTCCTGGACCTGAAAAGTACAAATACAATATGCATTAATGGATTGACTTTCTCGTATATattattgagttatctcccattatccTGGTTCGTCTAAAAAAAAGTCTGTTGTTAATTTCCAGTTTGGACAAACTTCAGGAACTATCCAGTAGAGGTATActgtacattttgttttataattttacaaaaactgcccCCAATATATAATAGGTATACTAATatgtgagtgccaacgagacaactctccatccaagtcataatttgtaaaagtaaaccattatacatgtaggtcaaaatacggtctttaTCACGGAGCCTTGGCCcacaccgaacagaaagctattAAGGGCCCAAACAATGACTAGtgtcaaaccattcaaacagaaaaaaaagtcttgtctgtataaaaaaagaagaaacaagaaacacgtacATGTATGAACCTcatcaacaaatgacaatcaCTGAACAATTTTTCATATAATAATTATGTGTAAATATCAACGACCGATAATTAGAACCGGTGACTTTATCAGAATATAGTCGTTTACTTTgcttaatttcagaaaaaaatacacgTTGCAATCCCTTCTTTCACATTATCATTTGGATATGCCAGTCGTGAAGCTGTCACATATTTagaggtataaaaaaaaagtcgtgAAGCTGTCACATATTTAGaggtataaaacaaaaacatattgttGTAACAGCATTGAGGGtacccgtatttttttttaatcctttatGACTGACAATATCAGCTGATGTACAAGCTATTCAAAATGTATGTCATCGTACAGCAAGTACAGTGTCCAACCCAAGATGAAGCAGATGAGAAAAGACACGACTACAATTAAAACGCTATATTCTGTATAGTTGAGTTGAGTATCAAACACAGTACATGTTTGTTTCCTACAATGACAGAAAACTAGGGGTTTAAAGTTAATTTAAACCCAACGGAGGGAaggtaaaaatatttgaaaaactaatTAACATGGTTGGTTAAATTTCAAGCACAGTTTAAGtactaataataatataaaaaaatatatataaaaaagaagatgtggcatgattgccaatgagacaactgtatgTTAGAGTTTGAGTAATTTATCAAAAATTCTATGAGTTCGTAATTAAACTACTGTCATTCCTTTGAATAAAAACAAGACATTCTTAATTAGAAATTTGATCAATGAAAAATCCTGTCATGGACTCATTTGACCAATAACTATTCCCCCTTAACATTGTATATGTATAAGCATGCACAGGTTAAGCTGAGACATAATGTACATAGTTTCTGAGACAACCTTGGTTAAAACAACTGTATTCAAAAGAAATAAAGTGATTCTCATTACACTAGAGGAATGAAGTTCCTTTATCTTCATATTGACATTAACTCAAGGGAAGAATATTATTTGCACAATGTTTCAGAAGGTTAATCCACTAGAATGCTTTTTAATGTCCTCTCAACTTTGAATTGTCCTTCAAAAGACAAATGTTATTTGCTTAGTTAAACATACTAGATATATGTTATAGTTACTATATAAGTATGATCACAGCAACCCAAAAAGGCTTTCCAGttatacaaatatacatttatacatttgtttgtaaCATTGATGATGCATACGATAATGCATatgtatttgataaaaatttagaCTTCGATGTTCACAGTTTGAATTACTGTTATTCTTTCCAGTAGTGACCATGGGTTCCAGTTTGCCcgttatttgtacatgtacaagagATAGGACCAATCATTTTTGAACTTATTTCACGTCAATAATTTGCATCAAGTCTATCTAAATAATTTATCTTATTCGAGTCATAATCTCACAGCGCCATGTTTGTGCTTTGAGGTTCTAATGATGTTCTGACCTATTTTAACTACTAGTGTATTGGAACAAACACAGGTGAAATCGAGCGTATCACTTTTAATTCTCAAATGTATGACCCTTGATCACTTTTGTGGTTTTCATTTAGTAATATATAGTTAGATACACAtgtatacaaaataatataaaaaaatatgtatccaCGTTCACTTTTAAACAGTCCTACGTTAAATCAATAGTTCGAGTTCTAtcaattttttaatcaatttgtatttCAAGTTAGTTCCGTTTCTCTCCTGGTAATCAGGTTCTCTTCAGACACATTTTCAAATGTGTTTAAGTATTTCCTTGAAAAGGCAGTTATACTGTTTATATACCAGCTAAGCTGTTCTATCAcacaaatatcaaattaattcaGAGACTATCTTGAATCTAGCTTGGTTACAATGGTCTAGTAATCTTTATTGTCTGGTGTGATGGCGTGACGAACGATGGGTTACCAGGCCAGTAAAGTACATAGATCAATAGCCACCCACACAACGGTGGAATCAACTAGTGTTTTTTAAAATGTCTAAAAGTAGGCACTATTAAAGGAATTGTTGTTTGTTATATCTGAATGGTTTTGTCATTTAAAGACTCGGTTGTTATAGACAGATACTGTCTGTTAAAATCTATTCGCAACTGGTGGACGACTTAAATCTATATTGACATCTACTACATGTCCATTGTAATAACAGTACCTGCCCTCTAGAATTCTGTTGAATCCTTTTTTTGTACTGTTGTATAATGAACGTATACACCACATATGATTTTTATTCCGAACAATGTATCATATATACGTTATGTTATCATGTATGTTTGCAGGACCAACAGTTTGGATTTGTCTTCTAACAATAAGTTGGTTAGTTCGGCCTACGATTGATACAATAGCATTTCAGCAATTGTCAGAATGTTCTGTTTGTTCGGTTTACCTAATATTCAAAGACTGTCACCACACTGATCTTTTTCAAACGTTAATATGATTGATGCACTTGGAAGTCGACACGAATAGATGTATCTTTCATCGAATTTTTAAAATCTCccatatttcaagatattttatCACTCAAAGCAATATTTGATGTTCCAACAGTGGAAAACTCTTATCTTAAAGATAAATCATAGCAGAGGTCATTTGCTAGAAGTCTTGAATAAAgtacaaaacaaacaacaaaacagaaaATCCTAATAAAAACCGTAAGATCGAAAACGTGAAAATATTATCTGAGCATTATAAGGTGAAACTTGTCTAGAGACTGAATTTAATGACATGTTCAGTCACAACCTTCATTCTATCTAGATGTGTATTACTAGTCTTGATAATAATCAAAAGGTGTTTTATTTCACAATTACCTGCAAACATCGAAATTCATTGAATATTGATAGCACTATTACAATTGCAAcatttttattacatgttttcaGTTAGCTCAGATTACAGTATTGTATAAAGAGTGACCTATAAAATGATTTTTCTTAATGAAACAGAATAATTAATTAGTTGAATCACTTCATTTAACACGTTTTTACTAGAAATAATCAATGTGTACACGTGTACTTACATGACCGATATCACAATGAACCGGAATATctgacattttcattttatttgtgaattttt encodes:
- the LOC139493352 gene encoding ciliary microtubule associated protein 1A-like isoform X4, with amino-acid sequence MPRQRFFKMEPLVQKPTKCPGPAKYLLPNTVGTKEVDVTKKGAPSFTFGSRYFLDKSFSPGPAYNVDSSFTSKGRGGGPSYSFGGRIKEPTRWVSPGPGAYSTDRKPLREINAPAYSLSPRTTQRRIDYTPSPNAYSLPSTIGPNVPGQRGGYASSIQGKSSYMNFNADLAKSPGPASYFPNNQNGNKKNPPSYSISGRGKPEKYDNSVPGPGAYSPSMVNMTSSPRYPIGVRHSQFQMPVMPLANVSD
- the LOC139493352 gene encoding ciliary microtubule associated protein 1A-like isoform X2 → MPRQRFFKMEPLVQKPTKCPGPAKYLLPNTVGTKEVDVTKKGAPSFTFGSRYFSNEFKRMVDKSFSPGPAYNVDSSFTSKGRGGGPSYSFGGRIKEPTRWVSPGPGAYSTDRKPLREINAPAYSLSPRTTQRRIDYTPSPNAYSLPSTIGPNVPGQRGGYASSIQGKSSYMNFNADLAKSPGPASYFPNNQNGNKKNPPSYSISGRGKPEKYDNSVPGPGAYSPSMVNMTSSPRYPIGVRHSQFQMPVMPLANVSD
- the LOC139493352 gene encoding ciliary microtubule associated protein 1A-like isoform X3, which produces MAPGAEENGQRKKVMIQAEYTGPGPAKYLLPNTVGTKEVDVTKKGAPSFTFGSRYFLDKSFSPGPAYNVDSSFTSKGRGGGPSYSFGGRIKEPTRWVSPGPGAYSTDRKPLREINAPAYSLSPRTTQRRIDYTPSPNAYSLPSTIGPNVPGQRGGYASSIQGKSSYMNFNADLAKSPGPASYFPNNQNGNKKNPPSYSISGRGKPEKYDNSVPGPGAYSPSMVNMTSSPRYPIGVRHSQFQMPVMPLANVSD
- the LOC139493352 gene encoding ciliary microtubule associated protein 1A-like isoform X1 — its product is MAPGAEENGQRKKVMIQAEYTGPGPAKYLLPNTVGTKEVDVTKKGAPSFTFGSRYFSNEFKRMVDKSFSPGPAYNVDSSFTSKGRGGGPSYSFGGRIKEPTRWVSPGPGAYSTDRKPLREINAPAYSLSPRTTQRRIDYTPSPNAYSLPSTIGPNVPGQRGGYASSIQGKSSYMNFNADLAKSPGPASYFPNNQNGNKKNPPSYSISGRGKPEKYDNSVPGPGAYSPSMVNMTSSPRYPIGVRHSQFQMPVMPLANVSD